One segment of Triticum aestivum cultivar Chinese Spring chromosome 2A, IWGSC CS RefSeq v2.1, whole genome shotgun sequence DNA contains the following:
- the LOC123190250 gene encoding leucine-rich repeat receptor protein kinase HPCA1 — MAKGEREGRLPLLLLLLVLCLLAQSRIAAAATHPQDAAALKSLMRKWSNVPASWRKKSNDPCGDRWDGIECNGANSRVTSLNLFGMNMKGTLSDDIGSLTELRVLDLSSNKDLGGPLTPAIGKLVQLINLALIGCSFSGTVPSELGNLAQLEFFGLNSNQFTGRIPPSLGKLSKVKWLDLADNKLTGLLPNSRDNGAGLDQLLNAEHFHLNQNSLEGPIPEYMFNSSMNLKHILLDRNNLSGTIPSSIGLIPTLEVLRLNNNNFTGRVPAMNNLTKLHVLMLSNNKLSGPMPNLTDMNGLGNVDLSNNSFTPSGVPSWFTELPGLMTLTMQSVGISGKLPQKLFGLRDLQHVILNDNELNDTLDMGNNINDGLDLVDLRNNKITSVTVYSSLDSKLLKLEGNPLCTDSLLSNTLLCTDQLAEFPIMLPFSDVQCPHPFVETIFFRSPSFGDVRKFLPELHDNLSRTVSSCTPNKLGLVPYVDDVYLKVDIKACPVNQKRFNYSQVLNCFNLTLQTYKPPENFGPYYVKSHPYPFHDKASRAILIGVVTGSVLLVVGLALIGLYAVRQKKRAKMLVSQNNPFASWGSTPEDIGEAPKLKSARAFTLEELKLSTNDFKQINAIGEGGYGTVYRGKLLDGQLIAIKRSKQGSMQGGLEFKTEIELLSRVHHNNLVGLVGFCFEKGEKMLVYEFISNGTLSEALYGMKGVQLDWSMRLQIALDSARGLAYLHDHANPPIIHRDIKSTNILLDSKMTAKVADFGLSLLVSDSEEGELCTNVKGTLGYLDPEYYMTQQLTAKSDVYSFGVVLLELIVANPPIYEKKYIVREVKTALDMEDTMYCGLKDVMDPVLYKMGGLLGFPRFVTMALQCVEEVGPDRPKMNNVVREIEMIMQDNGLTPGSMSASSSFSVDSTTRTFAPRYPYSSTSTPSTTYQMDSRAFEYSGGFPSQGSLKNRNTSPKPRSSRERGLPG, encoded by the exons ATGgccaagggggagagggaggggcggctccccctcttgctgctgctgctcgTCTTGTGCCTCTTGGCGCAGTCcaggatcgccgccgccgccacccacccacAGGATG CGGCTGCTCTCAAATCCTTGATGAGGAAATGGTCAAATGTGCCTGCTAGCTGGAGGAAGAAATCGAACGATCCTTGCGGCGACAGATGGGATGGAATCGAATGCAATGGTGCCAACTCAAGGGTTACATCACT aaatctttttggcatgaacatgaaAGGCACTCTCAGTGATGATATAGGAAGCCTGACTGAGCTTAGGGTCCT GGATTTATCCTCAAATAAAGACCTAGGCGGTCCACTTACACCTGCCATTGGGAAATTAGTTCAGCTTATAAATTT AGCATTAATAGGTTGCAGTTTCAGCGGTACTGTTCCAAGTGAACTAGGCAACCTGGCACAACTCGAATTCTT CGGTCTGAACTCAAACCAATTCACGGGCAGAATCCCGCCCTCACTGGGCAAGCTCTCCAAGGTTAAATGGCTGGACCTAGCTGATAACAAGTTAACCGGACTTCTCCCAAACTCAAGGGACAATGGTGCTGGATTGGACCAGCTTCTTAATGCAGAGCACTT CCATCTTAACCAGAATTCTCTAGAAGGTCCTATCCCAGAATATATGTTCAACTCCAGCATGAACCTCAAGCATAT ACTTCTGGACAGGAACAATTTGAGTGGAACTATCCCATCATCTATTGGGCTAATCCCAACACTTGAAGTACT TCGTCTAAATAACAATAACTTCACAGGCCGAGTTCCGGCTATGAATAACCTGACTAAGCTCCATGTTCT AATGCTGTCAAATAACAAGCTAAGTGGACCAATGCCGAATTTGACTGATATGAATGGTCTTGGAAATGT GGATCTAAGCAATAACAGCTTCACGCCTTCTGGTGTTCCAAGTTGGTTTACAGAATTGCCCGGATTAATGACCCT TACAATGCAGTCGGTTGGGATTTCTGGGAAACTACCACAGAAGCTTTTCGGCTTGCGTGATTTGCAACATGT AATATTGAATGATAATGAACTGAATGATACGCTTGACATGGGCAATAACATCAACGATGGACTAGACCTTGTCGACTTGCGGAACAACAAAATTACCTCAGTTACAGTGTACAGCAGCCTTGACAGCAAGCTTCTCAA GCTTGAAGGAAACCCACTCTGCACCGACTCTCTTCTGTCAAACACGCTGCTCTGCACCGACCAGCTAGCCGAATTTCCAATCATGCTACCCTTCTCTGATGTACAGTGTCCACATCCATTTGTTGAAACCATATTCTTCCGTTCTCCTTCCTTTGGCGATGTCAGAAAGTTCCTTCCTGAACTGCACGACAACCTGTCGAGAACAGTGAGCAGTTGTACCCCGAACAAGCTAGGTTTGGTACCATACGTTGATGACGTGTACCTGAAAGTGGACATCAAGGCGTGCCCAGTAAACCAGAAGAGGTTCAATTATTCTCAGGTGCTCAACTGCTTTAATCTGACACTTCAGACTTACAAGCCACCGGAGAACTTTGGACCTTACTATGTGAAATCACATCCTTATCCGTTCCACGACAAAG CTTCTCGAGCTATTTTGATTGGTGTCGTGACTGGCTCTGTTCTTTTGGTTGTCGGGCTCGCGCTGATTGGACTTTACGCCGTGCGCCAAAAGAAACGGGCTAAGATGCTTGTCTCCCAGAATAATCCTTTTG cTTCATGGGGATCAACGCCGGAAGATATTGGTGAAGCGCCAAAACTCAAGAGCGCTAGAGCCTTCACACTGGAAGAGCTCAAGCTTAGCACAAACGACTTCAAACAAATCAATGCAATTGGAGAAGGAGGCTATGGAACG GTGTACCGAGGAAAACTTCTGGATGGACAGCTCATAGCCATCAAGAGGTCCAAGCAAGGGTCCATGCAGGGTGGGCTTGAGTTCAAGACAGAAATCGAGCTCCTTTCGAGGGTGCATCACAACAACTTGGTTGGGCTAGTTGGTTTCTGCTTCGAGAAGGGCGAAAAGATGCTGGTTTACGAGTTCATATCCAATGGAACTCTAAGTGAGGCGTTATATG GTATGAAAGGAGTACAATTGGATTGGAGTATGAGACTTCAAATAGCTCTAGATTCAGCTAGAGGGCTAGCTTACCTCCATGACCATGCCAATCCTCCAATCATTCATAGAGATATCAAGTCCACCAACATTCTCCTTGATTCGAAGATGACCGCAAAGGTTGCAGATTTTGGCCTCTCCTTGTTGGTATCAGACAGCGAGGAAGGCGAGCTGTGCACAAATGTCAAGGGAACACTG GGTTACCTAGATCCAGAGTACTACATGACGCAGCAACTTACGGCGAAGAGCGATGTCTACAGCTTCGGCGTGGTACTACTAGAGCTCATAGTAGCCAATCCACCTATATACGAGAAGAAGTACATTGTCCGTGAGGTGAAGACGGCACTAGACATGGAAGACACCATGTACTGTGGGCTGAAGGATGTGATGGACCCAGTTCTCTACAAAATGGGGGGCCTCCTAGGATTCCCAAGGTTTGTGACGATGGCACTGCAATGCGTGGAGGAGGTGGGACCTGACCGCCCGAAGATGAACAATGTGGTGAGGGAGATCGAGATGATAATGCAGGACAACGGGCTCACACCCGGTTCGATGTCGGCAAGCTCGTCGTTCAGCGTGGACTCGACAACAAGGACGTTTGCACCAAGGTATCCGTACTCCAGCACATCGACGCCGTCCACGACGTATCAGATGGACAGCAGGGCCTTTGAGTACAGTGGGGGTTTCCCTTCTCAGGGCAGCTTGAAGAACAGGAACACATCCCCTAAACCTCGAAGCTCCCGGGAACGGGGGCTTCCTGGTTGA
- the LOC123185948 gene encoding putative RNA methyltransferase At5g10620 isoform X1: protein MGVLPWNCRCGLNPTPSKNRGAPARPPPPAARGRRSKYTGQSVRAMPMRVLTVGKKRSQGTQLLVEEYKEKLGHYCDVEDTLIKSNPKLTSDVKVQIEAEDASMMQQLKAEDFVVVLDENGKDVISEQIADLIGDAGNTGSSRLTFCIGGPYGLGIQVRERADATIRLSSLVLNHQVALIVLMEQLYRYVCQEHSMLYGTLLGDRRKHAKGKTDRDRGVSVLSVIAREHRQVCRPGKHVSTVMSRNRA, encoded by the exons ATGGGAGTCTTGCCATGGAACTGCCGCTGCGGACTCAACCCCACCCCCAGCAAGAACAGGGGTGCGCccgcgcgtcctcctcctcctg CTGCCCGAGGCAGGAGATCCAAATACACGGGACAATCTGTG AGAGCAATGCCTATGCGCGTGCTGACAGTCGGCAAGAAGAGGTCTCAGGGGACACAACTTCTTGTTGAAGAGTACAAAGAGAAGCTCGGTCACTACTGCGACGTTGAGGACACCCTTATCAAGTCCAACCCAAAACTTACAAG CGATGTTAAGGTGCAAATTGAAGCAGAAGACGCGTCTATGATGCAGCAGCTCAAGGCTGAAGATTTT GTTGTTGTGTTGGATGAAAACGGGAAGGATGTCATATCTGAGCAGATAGCTGATCTCATTGGGGATGCTGGCAACACG GGATCGTCAAGGCTCACATTTTGTATTGGCGGGCCATATGGTCTTGGAATACAAGTACGAGAGCGAGCTGATGCAACAATTAGGCTATCCTCACTGGTTTTGAACCACCAAGTCGCTTTAATAGTTTTAATGGAGCAGCTCTACAG GTATGTATGCCAGGAGCACTCGATGTTATATGGCACATTGTTGGGCGACCGCAGAAAGCACGCAAAAGGTAAGACTGATCGAGATCGTGGTGTGTCGGTTCTTTCAGTTATAGCCAGAGAACACCGGCAAGTATGCCGTCCAGGCAAACATGTAAGCACGGTGATGAGCCGCAACAGGGCGTGA
- the LOC123185948 gene encoding putative RNA methyltransferase At5g10620 isoform X2, translating into MGVLPWNCRCGLNPTPSKNRGAPARPPPPAARGRRSKYTGQSVRAMPMRVLTVGKKRSQGTQLLVEEYKEKLGHYCDVEDTLIKSNPKLTSDVKVQIEAEDASMMQQLKAEDFVVVLDENGKDVISEQIADLIGDAGNTGSSRLTFCIGGPYGLGIQVRERADATIRLSSLVLNHQVALIVLMEQLYRAWTIIKGQKYHH; encoded by the exons ATGGGAGTCTTGCCATGGAACTGCCGCTGCGGACTCAACCCCACCCCCAGCAAGAACAGGGGTGCGCccgcgcgtcctcctcctcctg CTGCCCGAGGCAGGAGATCCAAATACACGGGACAATCTGTG AGAGCAATGCCTATGCGCGTGCTGACAGTCGGCAAGAAGAGGTCTCAGGGGACACAACTTCTTGTTGAAGAGTACAAAGAGAAGCTCGGTCACTACTGCGACGTTGAGGACACCCTTATCAAGTCCAACCCAAAACTTACAAG CGATGTTAAGGTGCAAATTGAAGCAGAAGACGCGTCTATGATGCAGCAGCTCAAGGCTGAAGATTTT GTTGTTGTGTTGGATGAAAACGGGAAGGATGTCATATCTGAGCAGATAGCTGATCTCATTGGGGATGCTGGCAACACG GGATCGTCAAGGCTCACATTTTGTATTGGCGGGCCATATGGTCTTGGAATACAAGTACGAGAGCGAGCTGATGCAACAATTAGGCTATCCTCACTGGTTTTGAACCACCAAGTCGCTTTAATAGTTTTAATGGAGCAGCTCTACAG GGCGTGGACAATCATCAAAGGACAGAAGTATCATCACTAG